Genomic segment of Acinetobacter larvae:
TCTTTATTCCGACTCTTTATGGCGAATATCTATTACGGATATCAACTACTAATATCAATTATCTGTAGCACAGCTACAGTACGCCCTAACGTTTCCCCATAGAACGACGTGTACCCCGGGGTGGCGCCCAAGTGCGATCTGCATAGGCTTTGGGTTTAGGACGAACATGATTATATTCAGTGCTCTGTTCAGATTCAGCTTGCTGCTTTAGTTGCTGTGAAGGCAGTGGCAGATTCAAAGACAGTTTTGCTCGTTTGACTTGGCTCATGTCGCGTACTCTTAGACAAATTGGCGCTTATTTTAGTTTTTTTCATCCCGAATGGCGAGCCTTTCAATGCTACTGTCTGCTTATTATTGAAAATACTTAAAATTTATACACATTTTTGCTGATATTTTTTTAATGAATCTGCTTTTCAGTGCCCCCAAGGCGTTTATTTTAGGCTAAGATAAAGCGCTTTTTATTTTTTTAGCCCTATAAAGAAGGAATAATGCCGTGGACGTACGTCTCTCTGATCGTGTAAATGCCATCAAACCGTCCCCAACACTTGCTGTGACCAACAAAGCTGCTGAATTAAAAGCCGCTGGCAAAAATGTCATTGGTCTTGGTGCAGGTGAACCTGATTTTGACACCCCTCAACACATCAAAGATGCCGCTATTACAGCAATCCAAAATGGATTCACCAAATATACGGCAGTAGATGGAACGCCAGGTCTAAAAAAAGCGATTATTGCTAAATTAAAACGCGACAATCAATTAGATTACCAAGCCAACCAAATTCTCGTTTCTTGCGGTGGAAAACAATCATTCTTTAACCTTGCCTTGGCTCTGCTCAATAAAGGTGATGAAGTGATTATTCCTGCGCCTTATTGGGTAAGTTACCCAGATATGGTCATTATCGCAGAAGGTGTACCTGTCATCGTAAAATGTGGCGAAGAGCAACGTTTTAAAATCACAGCGGCACAACTTGAAGCAGCGATTACCGATAAAACTCGTTTGCTGGTGCTCAACAGCCCATCAAACCCTACAGGTATGATCTATAGCAAAGCTGAATTAGAAGCTTTGGCAGAGGTATTACGTAAACATCCACACGTGATGGTTGCTTCTGATGACATGTACGAACCGATTCGTTGGCAAGACGAGTTCTACAACATCGCAACAGTTGCACCAGATTTATATGACCGCGTTATTGTGCTCAATGGCGTGTCTAAAGCTTATGCCATGACTGGTTGGCGTATCGGTTATGCTGCTGGTCCAGCAAAATTGATTGGCGCAATGAAAAAAATCCAATCTCAATCAACCTCTAACCCAACCTCCATTTCACAAGTTGCTGCTGAAGCTGCTTTAAATGGTCCACAAGATGTACTAGAGCCAATGGTTGAGGCTTTTAAACGTCGTCACGACCTTGTGGTCAATGGTTTAAATGCGATTAACGGCATTAGCTGCTTACCTGCTGATGGTGCTTTCTATGCCTATGCCAATATCCGTCCATTAATCCGTGCCAAAGGCTTAAAATCTTGCACTGAATTCTCTGAATGGCTACTTGAAGAAACCGGCGTTGCAGTAGTCCCTGGTGATGCATTCGGTCTCGGTGGTTTTATGCGAATCTCTTATGCAACGGCTGACGACGTATTGGTTGATGCACTCGCACGTATCAAAAAAGCGGCTGATTCTATTGAGGGTGTGGATGCTGCGATTGCCTCCATCGCTGCTGAAAAAGCTTAAACTGTTGTGCTAAAGCAAAGTTAAAGCAATACAAGTTGCTTGCTTTCAAAACCGTAGTCCTTAGTGGCTACGGTTTTTTTGATCGCAACTTAAACCACAATTATTCATTCAATCACAATGATGCCCACGTAAGTCGGAACAAACTCACTTGAACAAAATACCGTGTAGAGCACATCTATGAAGGATTTTATTGGTCGTATGTTCTTATCACGCTTATCACTATGCCACGCTATGCGTCTGTTTGAGGGCTAAACATCGCAATGATGTCCGCTTCCGTCAACTGCTGACGTTGCCCAGCAAAAGTATAATAATCTGGTTTATTGTCGATATAAATCTCTGTTGCCAAATACGTATCTTCAGGCAATTCCGCCAAAATAAAGGGATTGACATTGCAGTATTGTTGGTCTTTGCTACGCCAAAATAAATGTGTGCCGCAATCACTACAAAATGCACGTTCTCCCCAAGCTGAGGAATCATAATATTTTAACGCTTGCTGTGCTGAAAAGACTAAGCTATCTGCGACAATTTCTATATTTAAATTAACCCCACCAGCTTGCCGACGGCAAATTGAACAATGACAACTACTCAACTGATTATTTTTTGGTTGTAGCGAAAATTGCACAGCACCGCATAAACATTGCCCAGAAACTTTTTTCATTGCACACCCCATTAGATTCACCACTATAAACTAAATATAAACTAACATATCAGCCATCAAAATTCGAGTATCTATCTCATCAAGCATCAAGATTTTAACAAAGAAAAAATACGCTACACTCAATCATACGCACGGCCGGCTCTCGCCTGATCAAAGTAAATAACTTTTCCCCAACATAATCATGATTTATTCAAAATCAGCAAATCGTCTAAATAAAGACCACTCAAACCACAATTTAATGATCAAGCTAAAAATAAGCTTGACCCATATTAAAATCCCCTTATAATCGCATGCAGATTCTCCCATAGCTCAGTCGGTAGAGCGACGGACTGTTAATCCGCAGGTCCCTGGTTCGAGCCCAGGTGGGAGAGCCAAGATTCTAAAAGCCATACAGGAGTTACTGTATGGCTTTTTTAATGACCAAATACTATTAAAAAATAACCATTGAAAAATAACCATTAAAAAATAAATAGCGGATATCCAAACTGGGCTTATAAGGCAATAATGCAAACACCCCACTGAGCAGATAAATGAAGTGCTCGCTATACCTTGCCTAAAGCTACGCGCTGATCAAACCAAGTCTGTTTTAATTTAATGCATGATCAACGCTATTATGGCGATACAACTGCTGATGCAGCTTGATTGGTGTTGGTTGACTGAGTTTGAGAGGCAGTAGGCTGATTAATCCGATCATGTTCGGTAAAACGCAAAGCCTGCTGTTTGGCAATCAGCTCATCATATTTTTTCTTATTTTCGACATCGTATTTTGCCGCAACAAAATTAATGCTCAGCACAGTAATAGGCAAAATAATAATTACTGCAATAAATATAATCTGTCTAGAACTTAACTTCTTCTTTGACTGCGTCATTGTGCATGGTTCCTTGCAAAAAACTCCTAGGCACTATAACAAAGCCAGATGAAAAAACAACGTTCAAGATCACAATGACAAAGCTGTCTGTATCAGCGCTTACATAACATCAGCATCATCCCCGCTAACAACAAAAATACCCATAACCATGATTATGATTATGGGTATTTAAAAGTCGCGATATCAGATGTAACTTTCTTCAAAGTAGATTATGCTGCCGGCATATATTTCTTGATAAACGCAACCAATTCAGGATTCTTCGTAACAATCGCTTGAGTATGGCTTGCGCCCTCTACCGGTAAGAAAGTTACATCCGTTCCCAAAGTTTTTAAATTCTTTTGTAGACCATCGGTGATGACATACGGTACAGCCATATCTGCCGTACCTTGAATAATCATAATCGGGGTATTGATCTTCTTGGTTCCTGGCTGATTGTCAACTAAGAATTTTTTGATGGTCGGATCTTCTTCAAATTTTTCAATCAAAGCAGGATATTGCAATAATTGATGATTGGAATTCTCCGCCAAGAAAGCACGGATATCATCTGCAAACTTATCATGCAACTCTGCCAAACATAAGCCATTTTCCCCTGTTGTTCCCTCAGCCAATTCAGCAATTGGACGTGAGCGATCTTTAAATAAAGCTTGATACGCAAAACGTGGCTCATAAGCTTTTATGCCCACAGAGGTCAAAGCGGCATAGGCCAGCAACTCGGCATAAGCTTCTGTAGCGACCTCCGTCTGTCCTGCAGCGACCAACTGCTGTAAAGCTAGCGGTGCAACCTGACCAATGATAACCCCCAAACTTGATGCTGGTGCACCTGCAACCGCACCTTTATAGTTTGCATCATCATTGGCATATTCTGCAGTTCCTAAAGATGCTTGGCCACCTTGGGATTGCCCAACTGACATCCAAGCCCCATTAAACGTGCCTTTATACTGTGCTTGAATGGCATTGACTGCGTAAATCGCTGATTTCGCCTCACTTCCTAAATTTAGATAAGGGTGTATGCCTTTGGTCCCTAAGCCTTCATAATCTGGTGCGACAATGACATAACCAGCCGCCAATAAACTTTCCGCCATATTTTTAAAACGTGGATTAAAGGTATTGGCGCTTGGTGCACATTGATCCGCCACACCCACCGTCCCATGCTCCCAAACCACAACACGCCAACCATCTTTGGGCTGTGCTGTCTTTGGATAGAATACCAATGCCGTTGCTTCTGCAGTTTCTCCCAACACATTAGGCATATTATAGTGCATCACCTGAATCTTCGATGCTTGCTGCATGCTATCCAAACTATAGGCACGCTCTTTAATATAGTTGGACTGACTGGGCGATGTATTGTCAGCATCATCATCACTATCATTACATGCAGCTAAAAATAGTACGCTACTGCATGCCAAAGCAATCATTGATTTCTTTAAAAAAATATTCATTCAGTTGTTCCCTACACTATTTATTGATCACGCATCCTGAGCGCTTGCTTTGTGCATCCACTCCTGCACAGGATTATCTTGTGCGTCCAATTTTGCACAGTATTATTTTGTATATTTCACAATTTTAGTAAATTAAGCTGTAAGCCCAACAACACTAAAACTAAGCACAGATTAATTCAAATAATTAAAAAAATAAACCTTAACAACATATAAAAATGACTCTTATTTGAACTGCTTAGTGCATAACACGGTTAAACCTAGGAATACTTAGACGTTTAAGCCGTTTTGCCAAGTGATGCCTCATAAATATGCATAATAATTAAATACTACCAGTACAATGCTATAAAAATTGCAAGAAAGATCATTAATCCAACCCAACGATTATGTCTAAACGCCCAGAAACATCGTGCAGGATCACGATCGGCTGTTTGCACTAACTGATAGATAAAATCAAGCAACACCAATAAGAGTGGCCAAATCGCATAGGGCAATAACAAATCCTCGCGATATAATGCAGCACCAATCAGCACTAAACTCACGCCCTGTAATAAGGCGATGATCTGAATGTCATAGCGCCCAAATAAAATAGCGGTCGACTTAACTCCAATTTTTAAGTCATATTCACGGTCAGTAATGGCATATTGCGTATCATAGGCAACCGTCCAAGCTAAATTTCCAAAATACAGCAACCAACACGTCAAATCTGGTGTTGCCCCAACAGCGGTATACGCCATTGGAATAGACCATGAAAATGCCGCACCTAAAAATACTTGCGGTAAATGTGTATAGCGCTTCATAAATGGATAAATAAACGCTAAGGCTAAAGCGCCAAAAGACCAGTAAAAACTTTCAATCGGTAAAAATAACAACAATAACGCACTAGCAAAAACCAAAATCAAAAATACCCAAATGGCTTCAGCTGCCGAAATCACACCCGTTGCCAAAGGCCGATTTTTGGTGCGTTCGACATGCGCATCGACCTTACGATCTGCAAAATCATTAATGGCACAACCTGCTGCACGCATAAAAACAACCCCGAGCAGCATAACAATGAATATTTTAAAATCTGGTGTCCCGCCTTGCGCCAACCATAATGCCCACATGGTTGGCCAAAAAACCAGTTCGGTACCAATCGGTTTATCAAAACGACATAAATAATAATAAGCTGCTAAACGTTGCCGCCAGTCTAACGCCGTTGATTTCATCATGATGTGTATTCCGAAATATAAGACTTGGCATCTGCCTTAATTTTTTTTTGTGCTAAAAAACGCTCAAAACTACTTAAAAAAGTTTCTTGCACAATAAACCTACAGCCATGCCAAGTATAACAACTTTGACGCGTCCACCCTTCTGGTAAACGCAAAATGCGACGCTGGCAAAGCGGTTGACAGCGATTAAATAAAAAACGACCGATTGGCTGAGTACCAATGGTTTTAAAAATTCGTGCTTTACCCTGCACACTCAGAATCGGAAAAATACTTTTGGCTTTGACCCATGGTACTGACTCTGAACCATATAATAAACTTTCGCGCACCCATGCAAGATGATGCATCGGCATGTTCATCCATTGACTATCTTGTTGTGACATTTTTTGAAAGCACTGTACCGTCGGTTCAACACAAAATTGACCATCCGCCAGCTGCGTTAGTTGCTGTGTCAAAGACCCCGATGCGTATAACCATGTTTTTAATTGCGGATCGATATCCTCGTTAAATACCCTTGGTCTCAGCATAGTCTTTCACTCTTCCTATTTTGCGGCAGTATAACTGAAATTTAACACATATTTTCCGCTCGCCCACCCTGAGCATGCTGCTATAGCCAACACTTAACCCTGATTTCAAACAACTTGGTCAAAAATCAAACGGTTAATAGAATCAATGCTTGAATTCTACTAATCTGGCAGCATCTATAATTTGTCATGAAAAGATCATATTATTCAGGCATCAATACAGATTATCACAGGGCACTAGGCGGCAAAGATGTCGACTTAAATGTGCAAGATATTGGGATGAAATATACTTTTCGTTTAAGATTTAATTTTCCGATCTTAATCATATAAAAATACTATTTCCCCAATAATAGAATTTATCTTATGCTAACAACATATTAGATTTTCACTACACTCATGGAGTAAATGATGAGCTTAATTAATACTGAAGTTAAACCATTCAAAGCACAAGCATATCTTAACGGACAATTCATCGAAGTTACTGAAGCTGATCTTAAAGGCAAATGGTCTGTATTCTTCTTCTATCCAGCAGACTTTACATTTGTTTGCCCAACTGAATTAGGCGACCTTGCAGATAACTATGCTGAGT
This window contains:
- a CDS encoding alpha/beta hydrolase family protein gives rise to the protein MNIFLKKSMIALACSSVLFLAACNDSDDDADNTSPSQSNYIKERAYSLDSMQQASKIQVMHYNMPNVLGETAEATALVFYPKTAQPKDGWRVVVWEHGTVGVADQCAPSANTFNPRFKNMAESLLAAGYVIVAPDYEGLGTKGIHPYLNLGSEAKSAIYAVNAIQAQYKGTFNGAWMSVGQSQGGQASLGTAEYANDDANYKGAVAGAPASSLGVIIGQVAPLALQQLVAAGQTEVATEAYAELLAYAALTSVGIKAYEPRFAYQALFKDRSRPIAELAEGTTGENGLCLAELHDKFADDIRAFLAENSNHQLLQYPALIEKFEEDPTIKKFLVDNQPGTKKINTPIMIIQGTADMAVPYVITDGLQKNLKTLGTDVTFLPVEGASHTQAIVTKNPELVAFIKKYMPAA
- a CDS encoding pyridoxal phosphate-dependent aminotransferase is translated as MDVRLSDRVNAIKPSPTLAVTNKAAELKAAGKNVIGLGAGEPDFDTPQHIKDAAITAIQNGFTKYTAVDGTPGLKKAIIAKLKRDNQLDYQANQILVSCGGKQSFFNLALALLNKGDEVIIPAPYWVSYPDMVIIAEGVPVIVKCGEEQRFKITAAQLEAAITDKTRLLVLNSPSNPTGMIYSKAELEALAEVLRKHPHVMVASDDMYEPIRWQDEFYNIATVAPDLYDRVIVLNGVSKAYAMTGWRIGYAAGPAKLIGAMKKIQSQSTSNPTSISQVAAEAALNGPQDVLEPMVEAFKRRHDLVVNGLNAINGISCLPADGAFYAYANIRPLIRAKGLKSCTEFSEWLLEETGVAVVPGDAFGLGGFMRISYATADDVLVDALARIKKAADSIEGVDAAIASIAAEKA
- the ubiA gene encoding 4-hydroxybenzoate octaprenyltransferase — encoded protein: MMKSTALDWRQRLAAYYYLCRFDKPIGTELVFWPTMWALWLAQGGTPDFKIFIVMLLGVVFMRAAGCAINDFADRKVDAHVERTKNRPLATGVISAAEAIWVFLILVFASALLLLFLPIESFYWSFGALALAFIYPFMKRYTHLPQVFLGAAFSWSIPMAYTAVGATPDLTCWLLYFGNLAWTVAYDTQYAITDREYDLKIGVKSTAILFGRYDIQIIALLQGVSLVLIGAALYREDLLLPYAIWPLLLVLLDFIYQLVQTADRDPARCFWAFRHNRWVGLMIFLAIFIALYW
- a CDS encoding GFA family protein, which encodes MKKVSGQCLCGAVQFSLQPKNNQLSSCHCSICRRQAGGVNLNIEIVADSLVFSAQQALKYYDSSAWGERAFCSDCGTHLFWRSKDQQYCNVNPFILAELPEDTYLATEIYIDNKPDYYTFAGQRQQLTEADIIAMFSPQTDA
- a CDS encoding chorismate--pyruvate lyase family protein, whose protein sequence is MLRPRVFNEDIDPQLKTWLYASGSLTQQLTQLADGQFCVEPTVQCFQKMSQQDSQWMNMPMHHLAWVRESLLYGSESVPWVKAKSIFPILSVQGKARIFKTIGTQPIGRFLFNRCQPLCQRRILRLPEGWTRQSCYTWHGCRFIVQETFLSSFERFLAQKKIKADAKSYISEYTS